Within Bacteroidota bacterium, the genomic segment TTGACCCGGGAAATTATTATAAACTCAACGATGCCTTTCAGTTTGAATCAAGCATTGATGAGTTGAATAAGTATTGCAACGGGAAACGGTAGAATGACCTCTGCCCTTCGTCACCAGCCCTTAATTATTTTCCGGGTTTCAAGAATGGCTCCGTCTTTACTAATGCTGTAGAAAAATATTCCTGCCGGCAGTGCGGCTACATCCGCTTCTACTTTTACCTGCCCGCTTTTCATAGCAAATGATTTAACTTTTTCTCCCATGAAGTTGTAGATTATAATCAAATCGGCAGTGGAAGTTTCAATGGTTATTTTTTCTGAAAACGGATTTGGATACGCAGAAGAAACATTGCTCACCGTATTGTATGGCTGCACTCCGCTGGCAGGAGAAACCACTATGTATGCGTCTTCTCCATGTGGCGTTGCAGGATGG encodes:
- a CDS encoding T9SS type A sorting domain-containing protein, with the translated sequence MKHFFTLASLAVIFSAANATVVTVTCQNTPSHFLPVTANAVVGDSIHWVWVAGTHVVGPESASDIPVGAAMWNCPIDASHLSCYYVVTVAGNYHYVCHPATPHGEDAYIVVSPASGVQPYNTVSNVSSAYPNPFSEKITIETSTADLIIIYNFMGEKVKSFAMKSGQVKVEADVAALPAGIFFYSISKDGAILETRKIIKGW